CTGTATGTACAGTGTCTTGAGCATCTttaatttgtttagctttttggacaGCACTCATGCTTAATAATTCCTCGGTAGTATCTTCCAAATTTTTCTGAATGCCCCCAGCAGTTATCGCCTTTGTCAAAGGACTTTTAAGGAGTCTACTGATAATCTCAGAATTTCGTCGTCCCTTGTCAGTATAATAACCGCAAGATTGTAAAGGAACGCTGCGATTTCCGAAAACAGACACTTTTCGTTCATTTAGATGTTCAGATTGACAGGAATTACTTTTCTCAGCACAAATATCTTCATTCAACTCTAAATTTGTATCCGAGTCAACGTTTCTCTCAATGCTGGTGATATGGCTGACTTCTACTTTTTGTTCCCTATCAACTGTTATGGAAGATTGCTCAGATTCCAACTTATAATCGCATTCCAAATTCTGTCTTTCTTGGATGTCAAGTACAGAGGTAACCTCTATTCCTGTAACTTTCAGAGAATCAAACATATTCCAGTGTTCTTCAGAACAATTCTCTGACTCTTTTCCAAGAAAACGCTCTTCGTAATTTCTGTCTTTATTCTGATCTCTCTCATTTTCTTGAGAAAGGGTTTCTTCTTCACAATATTCTTCATTTAAAATCCCTCCTGTGGCCTTATCGGAAGCTTCCGATTTTGTATCCAAAACAGCAGATATGCACTCTTCCACCGGTTGCTCTTTCAAGTATTTCAGAGGAACACAACTTGTTTTGCACCTTAAACTCAAATCCTGTACACGCCCCTCTATGCTGTGAAGGAAAGCATCGTAAGAACTTACAAAGTCTCTAATCGTAGTAACAGGAACGCCAACGTTGTTATCATAGTTATTATTTTCACCACCTGTTTCAGAAGAACTATCTAGCGAGTCCTCTTCTTTCCTCTCAAGGTTGGCATTTTCGTCCTGAATTAGTTCGTCGCTATCTTCTGGACTAGAATTCCTGGAACTATGCTCAAGTATCGGTGAACACATTATGTGCTGAGGAATTGGTGAGAGAACTGTACATTCAGGTGGGGAAACTGTATTCATTGCAGACTCATTTAGAGTAGATGATAATCCATTTTCTTCCACAAGAGGTGCCTCCTTATCTTCATTATCCACAGTAGGTCTCGAACAggcattttgaatatttgattCCTCCTCTAATGGATGGAGAGACCATTCAGCAAATATGTCTAGCATACCCTCCATGCTATTATCTCTGTCAATTTTGGTCCTTTTAGACTTCTCCTGAATGCGACTCCAATCGATTTTCCGTCCCTTTCTGCAAGGAATTGGGGTTGTGGGAATTTTCATCCGCTCCTGATTGACTTCGGACTCGGCAATAATTgttacttgttttttcttttcacttgATTGTGGAATTTTGCCAATATTTGGCATTAGCGCAGCCTCTGGGTGCCTTTCATTATATCCAGCCTCACGATCTGAATCAACAATGAATTTAACAGCAGACTTCTGCTGATCATCCAAACTTTGATCAATAGAATTCGCAATCGATTGTTTTTCATCAACAGCGGAGGGCTCAATGGATATTTCAGAAACCTGTGAACCTGAGTGTTCACCCTTTGGTTGGTTCAGAATATTTTGCGCTGTCTCATCAATGCTAGCTGTTTGCTCAGGAGTTAATTCACCTTGTCCACCCACCTCGTGAAAAGGAAAGTTGTCAAGTCTTGCCTTCCTTAAGAAACGGTTTTGAGCTTCAACAGACTCACTCCTTGGGCTAATTCTGGCATTTCCTCCTCCATCAGCACACTTTCCATCTAATTCATCAGAAAGCATACCATAAACATTTCCAGCCTCCTTAATACTTTTAACTTTGGTTTTATTCTCAGTGACACTTTCTTCTTTAATATCATGCGAAGTAGTTATATTTGAATCACTGCTGTTTTTGCTAAGATTATCCCGAGCTGAGTTTTCAGCTTCTATTTTAGATTCAATGTAAATAAGGCGATCTACAGTGTCCAAATAATTAACAAATGCTTTTTCATAAAGATCGTCCTTGTGCGGATTATGTTGATTATCGTTGTCATCTGGAGATGATTCGTCACTTTCCTCCAAGTTTCTAGCATTATTTTCTGTGTTTGAATAAGAATTGTCCTCTGGATCATTTGCAACTTCTTCTTTACATTCAATATTACTTTCCGGAATGTGCTCTTCCTGGAAGAATTTCGTACTTTCTAATATGCTTTCTGGGTCTTCAATTACTTTAGAATCAGGAGAACGTTGCTCAATGTGGACATAATTACATTCCACCCGACCACATATTTGACATTTTCGAATCTCACGGGAAGGCTTTCGCTGCGGGACTGATTCAGGGTCATAATACTCGACATATTGAACTGTCTCATCTGAGCTCAATGTATCAGCAACGGGCTGCGTCTCGTCGTCCTCTTTGGGCGGTGCTGACGAGCGTTCGGTATCATCTTCATCGCTACTCGAAGCAATAAGTTCGACTTGTGGGTCACCACCACCTCTGTTACGAAGACGGAGTGTAGCTATATATGACGAAAAGATATCCTGcataatattttagaaatttaggatTCGAATTCCAACAAACCATTTACGCTTTCCCGAATTTTCCTTCGTTCCGCCTTATTCCATCTGGAGTGCTCTCGTCGTTCTTCCTCATACCCTCCACGTTTCCTGTTGAGAAAGAGACTTCatcaataaaatttattcatgATGAAACAACTGCTCTCTTCCCTAACGATTAGCTACTTTGTCCTAGCGTAAGCAAAGGATCCAAAGGTTCCCTATATAAATAGATAAAAACTTGAGGCGGTAATTTAAATTTAAGCTAAAGTATGACCACCATGCCGAAGGGTGCGTGGCTAAGGGGTTACTATGTGGCTGTATGGATGTTTTGTGTCCCGGTAGCttaatggttagagcactaggccgTCAcatggaaggtcacggttcaaatcttactggtggcaatgggatttgtatcgtgaccttgacgtcggataccagtcgacccagctgtggatgagtcaaatcagggcaataatctcgggcctattgcctcctacaagatTCTGTTGTGTACCGCTaccgtcttcaatgaagtgctctaacacacttcaaggtcctgatccaattggattgtcgcaccaACGAATATTATTATGGATGCTTGGTGACCCCTTCAACACAGTTTCATTTAACCCTGCCTTGACAAAAACGGGTTCTGCGATCGACTTACAGCCAGCCACTCGTGAAATGAAATAAACGCTTGTGGATACACCAATATACTCACACTCTACCAAAACTAAAGGGGGAATCGCTTAAGGTATTTGTAGTTCAGTGTAAGTTGAATCGGCAGCGACTGTCTGACAATTCCAACTTGCGGTAAAGCAAATGAAGCCAATGAACGAATAAACACTCGTCCATCATGCAATGACGAACGAATAACCCGGAGAATGTTATCCCTCCTCAACGATATGTTAGTCACTTTACAAGATCACTAAAGGGCATCATGGACTGTGCCTAAACCCAAAGAGGAGTTGTAGTGCAAATTACAGGCAAATTTGTCAACCTTTCGATTTCTTTACCTTGGGTTCGAATCTCTGCTCGGTTTTGATGTTTATGTTTATCTTCGTAATATCATGCTGCTACAGTAGCATCACTTGCAGATTGATAAATATGACTATAATGAAGCTGAAGCACAAccttattgaaaaatataataccAATAGAAAGTACTCCACAAGGAGGAAACACAAAGTGACTACTCCTCAAATTAGTCATCGATTTACATCATCTATATATCAAATCGAAAACCCGAGATTTGTTGCTGAGAAAATTGAGGGCTTACTCTCTCTTCATGTATGCACACAGTGGTTCCGAAAGTGCACAGGGATATTACTGGTCAAACTAATTTCCAGAAATAAACCTGAAAATAAGGAATCTTATAGCGCAGCAGACATTAATAAAGCGAAGATATGGACAATAAATCCAGATTCGACAATTTGGCCAGAAGAAAAGTCATTGATATATCAGTGGCACATTCTGAAATGGCGACTCTAATAGGAACATGTCACATGTCAAACGATGTCAGAGTTCTGGACCAATTGGGAACGACCGAAATATTCGGGGTAGACAACGTTGAAACCGACACTGAGTGGCCAAGTAACAATTCCTTGGAAGCTCCTGGGAGGAATTAAAAAAACAACTCATACCATCACTAGTAGTTTGGGAGAAATTTTCAGAGAACGCTCTTTCCGCGGTGCGTTGATGAAACGAGAACGCCAAGATGAAATTCATATTTAGCAAGGTTTATACCTTGCATGAATCAACCCATCTCTAAGGGACGATTCCACAATGACAGAGATTTGGAAGCATAATACCATAAAGATCGTATTGCCATTTTTAATGACACGTATCTATCAATCATGGGTTCAACACACCCACTGATTCATACTGTGCCATGAAAGATATCATTGTCTTCAACAAAGTCAGGTGACGAAAATATTTGTATTATATACCGCGGCCAATATCTCCGTGAAGGATCATAGCGTGTCCAGCAGTTATCGGTTCAAAAAATGCGTTTCACCTCTTGGAAGGTCTCCAGAGATGCCTACTGTTCGAGGTGATGTGAATCTTGGCCGACCAATTCATCATTCTAGGATGGCAGGGCATGTCATAGCCAGCAATTCATTCGTCACTATTTCCCAGTGTGTGACATATTCACTGCTACTTCCTCCCTCTAATCAAAATATCTTTGGGTAACTGGCCATACACATAACAACACAATGGGAACATTGGCGTGAAACAACctcaatttgatgttgatgCTGCAGTGTCtacatttctacattttagacaaaacagcgaGAGCGGATTTAGTACTGTTATGCGTCGAGTGCACTACcaagatagacaaattgatcaacactgTCGATGTTCTGGACGTCAATgcaagaaaagtgcatgattGATCAGACGGAGAACCTTACTATTATCGGTGTTAATCCTAAATTAAATTCTGCAATTCTGCTACCTCGGTGAGTTACACTGTTTAAGGAAAGAAGATTTATTGAAGCGAACGACCTCCGGGCAGGACTACATGGAGAACGTCACCGGCAACAAAGAGAAATAGTATCGGCGATACAGTTCAGCTCCACTTCGCTGTGCACTTCGGATTTCTCGAAATTTTTAGCTCGATGCAGCATCCGTCATTCTGCACCACAATATGTCGCTCTAATTATAGCTACGAACTTCTTCGGAATGCTCTTCCTTAGTAGAACATTTCAAATGTATTCCTTGCTCAAGTGATTAACGCCGGACGAtccaaagatgaaacgagcctgctctctgtccatTGAGTCTTCGAAATTTTCTGTTATGCATTCGAGGATACACTTATATATCTTCGCAACAGCAGGAAACTCACAGACACCCCTCCACCGTTACATTCACGAGTTCGCTTTCaaaatcttaacgattatccctttcttccactctctgggaaaaatcttaaatttccaGGATTTGTagaagagtggaagaagcagcTCTACAGGGACAGCCGGGCATACGATGAACAGTTCCCCTGCGAGACAGACTGTCAAGCCCAGCAGTCTGtaacatttcatccacaaatgtggaacttcaccagatgttatACCGCAAAAAACCGTTGAGAAATGTTCCTTCCACTTCTTACGCTATTCGTCGTGGTGGATTAGGAATGTAATGTTAGATGCTAGCAGCTTCAAAGCAGAACTTGGATAACTAATCCCATTTGATTAGGAGCCTATTGAAGATGTTAACATACACGAATTTGCAATATTTATACTCAACACGTTGCGATCCCCTCAGCATTCCGCGGTTTGCACCTTTAGGATATTTACTTGATATCCAGTACGCTACAAACCTAAAAAACTGCCACCCCATGGAACGAAAAATTATCAGCCATATCCGAAGAGCAAAGGATTTTACACGCAaccaaataaacttaccaagCCTCAGCACAAGCTCTATCCTTAGGAAAAACTGGTCTCCTGTCCAAATGCGTTAAATTTTTCTGGAATAAAAGCGGAAATATAAGCATCCATATTCATTCAATTCCTTTACAATTACTAACACATTCCAATATCAAAGTCTTTCTGTATTGCGGAATTTTGTTAATAACTGGATTCCCATCTAAATCTAAAACACGTAAGTCCGGAATTTgtgcaaaaatctgaaaattaaaaaaaaacatattgtaTTTGTTCTGGACACTTACCCCACAAATCCTCACCTTCACCACCAAAATGTCCTCAATACGATTGTGGGCTAAATCTAGAACTGATAACATCTTGCAGTTTACAACTTGCTCCAACTGCTCAGCCGTTCTTATGTAATTGTGAGAAAGGATTAAAGTTGTGAGAACTGGGAGCTTGTCTACTCCGCAATTCTCGATGCGACTTATGTGATTGTTGGCTAAATTCAGAGTATCCAGTTCGGGACAGTTctctaaattttcgatttttttgatAAGATTGTTATTGAGAAAAAGGCATTTAAGCTGTTTTTGATTATCCAGTCCTGCTATTTCCGATATTGCGTTATTTTCTAGCCATAAACATTTCAAGCCGGTATATTCTTCAAGACACTCGATATCGCGGTAcccttaaaataaatttaaataagcttttatctaaaaaaaatttaacctaACGAATCATTTGACTAGACTAGTCAAACTCTTACAGGATCAATAAAGAGTGAATCTTTAGGTGATGTCACGTATCCTCGACTTTTTCtttcataatttaattttttttgttaaccaAAGTAATGGAGTAGAAACCTCCACTAATTATTTTACTACAATCAAGAAGAGTTGTTGGAACTCCTGAATAACCAGCCACTTTTTACCATATATACTGCTCCTATACAGCAGCAACTTAATGTTAATGTTGAAgtaattgcatttccaaatttttgacaTAATAGCCAAAGTCAATTTAGTATTGTCCATGCCAGGAGCCTCGTTAAGTTAGCCACCTCCATTGGCATAAACAATACTCTCCAGAAATACAACGATATTCCGCCCGTAAATGCAAATAAGAGGACTATGATGGCCCTTCAGAGTACAACTAGGTGCTTATTTTCAGTACGAATCCGCTAGTCTCTATccccaaattcaaaactattagGCCTAGATCCATGATTctgtgagaaagcaaacagttGTCATCAGCCGACTATTAACGCTCctcataggaccatcgaaaacTCGATGACCAGATGCAAGCTCTTTCTTCGGTATATGACAGCAAAGTCGTTACCATTTATGGCAGTTTCTTTTTCCATGAACGGTGCAATTATAAAGTGCATTGGCTGCAAGATAACAGCCAAACTTTCATTCCCCTACGAGCAGACGCACTAGCATAAGTAAAGATAATCGACCACTAAATGGTCGCTTTCGAAACTGATGTACGTACATATAAATGACAACTTCTATGTAGTTGTTCGAATTAGATTCACTCTGCCATTCACTCTATACCCAACTAACTCGATAATCCTGGGCTTGAACAGTGCACCACCGATGACAGGTGTAAAATTGGCAGAAATCTAAACCGTTTTAACAATGTCGTTACTATTATATTACCAAAATTATGCCTCCCTATCTGATACTCGCAAAGGTGTCATCAAAGCCcatttttgctttgaaatcACCTTCTCGATCACAGTGTTACTTTTGGAAAGCCTCTCTTAAACTACCTGTAACCACTCATTGAAGAAATTATTGGTCTCTAACACCGAAAGCACAGCGCCGTAAAAGGGAGAATGTCCACCCG
The window above is part of the Hermetia illucens chromosome 3, iHerIll2.2.curated.20191125, whole genome shotgun sequence genome. Proteins encoded here:
- the LOC119651720 gene encoding uncharacterized protein LOC119651720, producing the protein MSRRTRSDAGTGEVLELTRMTKKGIQALCKKNKLYQTPELNDVLYLHYQGYRDIECLEEYTGLKCLWLENNAISEIAGLDNQKQLKCLFLNNNLIKKIENLENCPELDTLNLANNHISRIENCGVDKLPVLTTLILSHNYIRTAEQLEQVVNCKMLSVLDLAHNRIEDILVVKIFAQIPDLRVLDLDGNPVINKIPQYRKTLILECKNLTHLDRRPVFPKDRACAEAWKRGGYEEERREHSRWNKAERRKIRESVNATLRLRNRGGGDPQVELIASSSDEDDTERSSAPPKEDDETQPVADTLSSDETVQYVEYYDPESVPQRKPSREIRKCQICGRVECNYVHIEQRSPDSKVIEDPESILESTKFFQEEHIPESNIECKEEVANDPEDNSYSNTENNARNLEESDESSPDDNDNQHNPHKDDLYEKAFVNYLDTVDRLIYIESKIEAENSARDNLSKNSSDSNITTSHDIKEESVTENKTKVKSIKEAGNVYGMLSDELDGKCADGGGNARISPRSESVEAQNRFLRKARLDNFPFHEVGGQGELTPEQTASIDETAQNILNQPKGEHSGSQVSEISIEPSAVDEKQSIANSIDQSLDDQQKSAVKFIVDSDREAGYNERHPEAALMPNIGKIPQSSEKKKQVTIIAESEVNQERMKIPTTPIPCRKGRKIDWSRIQEKSKRTKIDRDNSMEGMLDIFAEWSLHPLEEESNIQNACSRPTVDNEDKEAPLVEENGLSSTLNESAMNTVSPPECTVLSPIPQHIMCSPILEHSSRNSSPEDSDELIQDENANLERKEEDSLDSSSETGGENNNYDNNVGVPVTTIRDFVSSYDAFLHSIEGRVQDLSLRCKTSCVPLKYLKEQPVEECISAVLDTKSEASDKATGGILNEEYCEEETLSQENERDQNKDRNYEERFLGKESENCSEEHWNMFDSLKVTGIEVTSVLDIQERQNLECDYKLESEQSSITVDREQKVEVSHITSIERNVDSDTNLELNEDICAEKSNSCQSEHLNERKVSVFGNRSVPLQSCGYYTDKGRRNSEIISRLLKSPLTKAITAGGIQKNLEDTTEELLSMSAVQKAKQIKDAQDTVHTVYSQKQEYEGSLEIIDNKLVIIPKRTLDEKDFDENVEARDFSESNKVAVSSDVDYQSASEIILKSSTEQVDCHEILRTQPGGSIYLEGLKETDIVEEYQRVVDFENFNCISSQKPTDSNLNITERKEDKFAKLHTEDVIEMTISSLTQSNEDSAEIYQEALSSYVISETSDGPEIFESALDELNPNNEVILNSIAEQPTPRYDFTDIPQDTLISKSNSSCDVQYDTTIETLTISSSCWDEKDAPDDSVEKYNTRDIQEMREHQSCEGLDPLQGMCLEQYETTERNSKHISMSSSDNSDLEEEDSESHPVDVCFTLDKGRYTI